A stretch of Andreesenia angusta DNA encodes these proteins:
- the hepT gene encoding type VII toxin-antitoxin system HepT family RNase toxin: MVRLIDRGMIFNKVGTIERCLERARDVYDGNPDNLKDNTKQDSIIMNIQRALVAVQDISMHIVVTQKLGIPQNSRDAIEALEEVGIIDGDMLKKLKAMIGFRNIAVHSYQKLNMEILRGVIENNLCDFEEFTDRIMKYIRR, translated from the coding sequence TAGAGGTATGATTTTCAACAAGGTGGGAACGATAGAACGGTGTTTAGAAAGAGCAAGAGATGTGTATGACGGGAATCCGGACAATCTGAAAGACAATACAAAGCAGGACTCGATAATCATGAATATTCAGAGGGCTCTTGTAGCTGTACAGGATATATCCATGCATATAGTGGTTACGCAGAAGCTTGGAATCCCCCAAAACAGCAGAGACGCTATAGAAGCGCTCGAAGAAGTGGGGATAATAGACGGCGACATGCTGAAAAAGCTAAAGGCCATGATAGGATTTAGGAATATAGCGGTCCATAGCTACCAGAAGCTGAACATGGAAATACTCAGAGGCGTTATAGAGAATAATCTATGTGACTTTGAGGAGTTTACAGATAGAATAATGAAATACATAAGGAGGTAG
- a CDS encoding IPT/TIG domain-containing protein — MIKKKLLSLLLVFAMVMGMLPFGEISAYAANDPYVNNITVKRTVERNVDDKDKVTEEKIQVVELSGGNLDKLKEAKNVKVILHKGKDRKSGQLGIVNPPEVDETGTNMTLKLGSGQVIEPGEEFYPEITYEIDGDKKTSWDEDDPKKLIVGSIIDYISIANTGVQVEKGGELKFEFLLNTKKVAAESLKVYLKKENNLDPIFIGEIFASSSNNKIELTVNAEPSEYELIVSNDLYKDATSHSSYKFITVNPGPDDIKIHRIAPRLGSDKTDVIVAGENLYNGMKVAFGDKEATYKKGEKVTIQGKEYESIIVSPPEIADNEDKKVPIKVAGKHVTVEGESDKAYFFYADRREIVIDENLSDKEGRENTIVNLAIQGKHFQDILNNKSEETSIARTNDKSRLTFTREVEPSNTPSHWVATANKRERTLRVRVGSNSYGTFEIFNADGDPMDGAISENGTNAQTILNSLITNTPEVQKLNIKVRLPYRDEEPSPKLYLEVVDKYYNGSDLVLEDTSEASMDFTITSFQEPEISEVSVLEGPIASSGAESEKRVIAEISGNYFLVNNVGESKPIELPKVFLVPKGEYKKDDIIGLASQLYGLERSYADDNEDYENIESYVQAKGKEELKALLKYRGDIKEETVYNGISKIEDVPPNSSKDGDRIVVAFPSSEKTGERDIFVVNPDLGATKSDKTFIFKEKIENSRWPEIESITPERINFKGGTEVTIVGKKIPLEKSELILTVDGHRVKDADITYLANSENIEFQTLKFKAPGGSIGSKVVQIIRKSPSGDKCGLTSYNYQLDGVSVADETFEYIDDDSKPDLVGGIFPEEGGPGTPVYIHGEGFKQGSKVIIQGSRKGETIEITPGSDDIWQNGKIIYFEIPSLVEQNNQLKDKFTGDEAYMKTGPKSISVKSEGGAVSDKTYKFEYRNPPGVETVKIKEVNPSYTIKGTDINVTLTGENFKSGIIVLFGGRKAEVVSISGDGKKLVVKAPPYVTAEKVDVVVYNKDTGWDKLEDGFEYLESGETKPEITEIKNTATGDATGVLSGGETVSIKIGPFVKTDKLPQVYFGGSLAPYPEETEAIKTEWEKNKNDEYYTAILYVKTPAAKEAGSVDVIVTNPRDAAGIAVKEKGFTYKSSEPNITKVYESVIPKNGGREIYIEGTGFMKAKSSDYKSANPSKGEKVEMEIEVQFGAESKSEDIFGSGVTTLQMDNFKVDYYPSGKDGGDKNIEVIKTGEGFGAGASTSGNVSASITPGEPLYVSLRTSGTADISEGIKVEVDGDKLIATRQMAIKAAVNTEGTQITVKTPPMLKLGKDISLTVTNIDGGTASWKGLEVKNPASKPKIVDIDEDNKGAVKEGQEIIAYRVTSGVNGGKPFSIKVTDFADGAVVSIGGQKYEQGKGYEIASREGGSTVWLKITPVAAKPEDIGKQLPIMVTNPDGGSANSKADITVGNPKKPAYFFYQESDSNPVITSIEPNEGSTIGGEKVTITGSGFKYPDVEVTFGGVKAELDPDPGPGKEQSSTTLHVLAPPADSPGEVDVYVENTKEYGMSNSVKYTYKASPVIIKIVPNVVRSIGGEKVEIIGKGFEEGATVKIGEEELPAESVKFVDQFKIEILTPKVELPNGVDELKKDVTVTNPNGESDTEKDGITFIRPFPMKPTGFKATAKPGRTILLEWDERILDDDESKIRPRYRIEISDSKNGPFKHLGEVEDSISSYLVRDLEPNKKYYFRLWALNQYGQSQGFAEANTTTLKPEDDSQDGEFEDDTETESQVLESGGNITVNYSKKYTTEDYAHDFIAVKYTNYRTITLNIPAAVVNKSGNGILSLKHRDFEIKSALSTLKSGEREYKDGEILQVKITKLFGGEQSTALKYAPSGYTAQNQGVKIEYTVGSGANNTALENVKGMIFAVYVDKPLLSDIGHYSYKPGEMAAVREKSVYSRVYSDVHKKEVYKLDSNVKRSGYYMAFGK; from the coding sequence ATGATAAAGAAAAAACTGCTGTCGCTGTTGCTGGTGTTTGCAATGGTGATGGGTATGTTGCCGTTTGGGGAGATAAGCGCTTATGCGGCGAATGATCCCTATGTGAATAATATTACCGTGAAGAGAACAGTAGAGAGAAATGTGGATGATAAAGATAAAGTTACGGAAGAAAAAATTCAAGTCGTAGAGCTTAGTGGAGGGAACTTAGATAAGCTCAAAGAAGCTAAAAATGTCAAGGTAATCCTCCATAAAGGTAAGGATAGAAAAAGTGGTCAGCTTGGGATTGTAAATCCCCCAGAAGTAGATGAAACTGGGACGAATATGACGCTAAAATTAGGATCTGGACAAGTAATCGAGCCTGGAGAAGAATTTTATCCTGAGATAACTTATGAGATAGATGGAGATAAAAAAACTAGCTGGGACGAAGACGATCCAAAAAAATTGATAGTCGGAAGTATAATAGACTATATATCTATTGCGAATACTGGGGTTCAAGTTGAGAAAGGAGGGGAATTGAAATTTGAATTTCTTTTAAATACAAAAAAAGTTGCTGCTGAGAGTTTAAAAGTTTATCTGAAAAAAGAAAATAATTTAGATCCAATTTTTATAGGTGAGATATTTGCATCCTCGAGTAATAATAAAATAGAATTGACTGTAAATGCAGAACCGTCAGAGTATGAACTGATAGTGTCTAATGATCTATACAAAGATGCAACATCTCATTCAAGCTACAAATTTATAACTGTAAATCCAGGGCCAGATGATATAAAAATTCACAGGATTGCTCCAAGACTGGGCTCTGATAAAACAGATGTAATAGTTGCTGGAGAAAATTTGTACAATGGAATGAAAGTTGCATTTGGAGATAAAGAAGCAACGTATAAAAAAGGCGAGAAAGTAACTATCCAAGGGAAAGAGTATGAAAGTATAATAGTAAGCCCTCCTGAAATAGCGGACAATGAAGATAAAAAAGTCCCTATAAAAGTTGCAGGCAAACATGTAACTGTGGAAGGAGAAAGTGACAAAGCGTATTTTTTCTATGCAGATAGAAGAGAAATAGTAATAGATGAAAATCTTTCTGACAAAGAAGGTAGAGAAAATACTATAGTTAATCTAGCCATACAAGGGAAACATTTTCAGGACATACTGAATAATAAAAGTGAAGAGACTTCCATAGCTAGGACTAACGACAAAAGTAGGCTTACTTTTACAAGAGAGGTGGAACCAAGCAATACGCCAAGCCACTGGGTAGCAACAGCCAACAAAAGAGAGCGAACACTCAGAGTGAGAGTAGGATCAAATAGTTATGGAACGTTTGAAATATTTAATGCTGATGGAGATCCTATGGATGGGGCTATATCTGAAAATGGGACTAATGCTCAAACTATATTAAACAGTTTGATAACTAATACTCCAGAAGTACAGAAGCTAAATATAAAGGTAAGATTACCTTATAGAGATGAAGAACCTAGTCCAAAGCTATACTTAGAAGTCGTAGATAAGTACTATAATGGGAGCGATCTTGTATTGGAGGATACTTCAGAGGCAAGTATGGACTTTACGATAACAAGTTTTCAAGAGCCTGAGATATCAGAAGTAAGCGTATTAGAAGGACCAATAGCATCATCGGGAGCTGAAAGTGAAAAAAGAGTAATAGCTGAAATAAGTGGAAACTACTTTTTGGTGAATAATGTTGGGGAAAGTAAGCCTATAGAGCTTCCAAAAGTATTTCTAGTTCCAAAAGGAGAATACAAAAAAGATGACATAATAGGACTTGCAAGCCAACTATATGGTCTAGAAAGGTCTTATGCAGACGATAATGAGGATTACGAAAACATAGAAAGCTATGTACAGGCAAAAGGGAAAGAAGAACTAAAAGCACTACTTAAATATAGAGGAGATATAAAGGAAGAGACTGTATACAATGGGATTTCAAAAATAGAAGACGTTCCACCTAATAGTAGCAAAGATGGCGATAGGATAGTTGTGGCTTTTCCGAGTTCAGAGAAAACGGGAGAGCGAGATATATTTGTTGTAAATCCTGACTTAGGTGCAACTAAGAGTGATAAGACTTTTATATTTAAAGAAAAGATAGAGAATAGTAGATGGCCGGAAATAGAGTCAATAACTCCAGAAAGAATAAATTTCAAGGGAGGCACTGAAGTAACTATAGTAGGTAAGAAAATACCTCTAGAAAAATCAGAGTTAATACTGACTGTGGACGGACATAGGGTAAAAGATGCGGATATAACTTACTTAGCTAACTCGGAAAATATTGAATTTCAGACTTTGAAATTTAAGGCACCTGGTGGCTCTATAGGATCTAAAGTTGTTCAGATAATAAGAAAAAGTCCATCAGGAGATAAGTGTGGCCTGACATCCTACAACTACCAATTAGATGGAGTGTCGGTAGCGGATGAAACTTTTGAGTATATAGATGATGATTCAAAACCAGACCTTGTAGGAGGAATATTCCCGGAAGAAGGTGGTCCGGGGACACCTGTATATATACATGGAGAGGGTTTTAAGCAAGGGTCTAAGGTAATAATTCAGGGAAGCCGAAAAGGTGAGACGATAGAAATTACACCTGGGTCAGACGATATATGGCAAAATGGAAAGATAATCTATTTTGAAATACCGAGTTTAGTTGAGCAAAACAATCAACTAAAAGATAAATTCACTGGAGATGAGGCTTATATGAAAACAGGGCCTAAAAGTATTTCGGTTAAAAGTGAAGGTGGCGCTGTTTCAGATAAGACATACAAGTTCGAATATAGAAATCCTCCAGGAGTAGAAACGGTAAAAATAAAAGAAGTGAATCCTAGTTACACTATAAAAGGGACCGATATAAATGTTACGCTGACCGGTGAAAACTTCAAGTCGGGAATAATAGTTCTATTCGGCGGAAGAAAAGCTGAAGTGGTGAGCATAAGTGGGGATGGAAAAAAGCTAGTGGTAAAAGCTCCTCCGTATGTGACAGCAGAGAAAGTAGATGTTGTGGTTTATAACAAAGATACTGGATGGGACAAGCTAGAAGATGGCTTTGAATATCTGGAGTCGGGAGAGACCAAACCGGAAATAACTGAAATCAAAAATACTGCGACAGGAGATGCTACAGGGGTTTTGAGCGGTGGTGAGACTGTTAGCATAAAGATAGGGCCATTCGTAAAAACAGATAAGCTTCCACAAGTGTATTTCGGGGGAAGTTTAGCCCCATATCCAGAAGAAACAGAGGCTATAAAGACGGAGTGGGAGAAAAATAAAAATGATGAATATTACACGGCTATTCTCTACGTCAAGACTCCTGCTGCAAAAGAAGCTGGATCAGTAGATGTAATAGTAACGAATCCAAGAGATGCCGCCGGGATAGCTGTAAAAGAAAAAGGCTTCACATATAAATCCTCCGAACCCAATATAACCAAGGTATACGAAAGTGTGATCCCTAAAAACGGGGGCAGGGAGATATATATAGAGGGAACCGGGTTCATGAAAGCTAAGAGCTCTGATTATAAATCTGCCAACCCTTCAAAAGGTGAAAAAGTCGAGATGGAGATAGAGGTGCAGTTCGGAGCGGAGAGCAAGTCTGAGGACATATTTGGAAGCGGCGTTACGACCCTTCAAATGGATAACTTCAAAGTGGATTACTATCCAAGTGGAAAAGATGGAGGGGACAAAAACATAGAAGTCATAAAAACTGGCGAAGGCTTCGGGGCAGGAGCATCTACCAGTGGAAATGTATCAGCCAGCATAACCCCGGGTGAGCCATTGTATGTATCTCTTAGGACTTCCGGAACAGCAGACATCTCCGAGGGAATAAAAGTAGAGGTAGACGGAGACAAGCTTATAGCCACAAGACAGATGGCCATAAAAGCCGCTGTAAATACGGAAGGAACCCAAATAACTGTTAAGACTCCTCCTATGCTGAAGCTTGGCAAAGATATAAGCCTTACTGTCACAAATATAGATGGAGGAACTGCCAGCTGGAAAGGGCTTGAAGTCAAGAATCCGGCCAGCAAGCCCAAAATAGTGGATATAGACGAAGACAATAAAGGTGCAGTTAAAGAGGGACAGGAGATTATAGCTTACCGTGTGACTTCTGGAGTGAACGGAGGGAAACCTTTCAGCATAAAGGTGACGGACTTCGCAGATGGAGCTGTAGTAAGCATTGGAGGCCAGAAGTACGAGCAGGGAAAAGGGTACGAGATTGCAAGCCGTGAGGGAGGAAGCACGGTCTGGCTTAAAATAACTCCTGTGGCTGCAAAGCCCGAGGACATAGGAAAGCAGCTTCCCATAATGGTAACCAATCCTGACGGAGGGTCAGCCAACTCCAAGGCAGATATAACTGTTGGGAATCCAAAAAAACCGGCCTATTTCTTTTACCAGGAGTCGGATAGCAATCCTGTGATAACCTCAATAGAGCCGAACGAGGGTTCTACCATAGGCGGAGAGAAAGTAACTATAACTGGAAGTGGATTCAAATATCCAGATGTGGAAGTCACGTTTGGAGGTGTGAAGGCCGAGCTTGATCCAGATCCAGGACCGGGAAAAGAGCAGAGCAGCACAACGCTTCATGTACTGGCTCCTCCAGCGGACAGCCCTGGCGAGGTGGATGTATATGTAGAGAATACAAAGGAATACGGAATGAGTAATTCCGTAAAATACACCTACAAGGCTTCACCGGTAATCATAAAGATAGTGCCTAATGTAGTGCGATCTATCGGTGGAGAAAAGGTAGAGATAATCGGTAAAGGGTTTGAAGAAGGAGCGACAGTCAAGATAGGCGAAGAAGAGCTTCCGGCCGAGTCTGTCAAGTTCGTAGACCAGTTCAAGATAGAGATACTGACACCTAAAGTAGAGCTTCCGAACGGGGTTGACGAGCTCAAAAAGGACGTGACAGTTACAAACCCTAACGGCGAAAGCGATACAGAAAAAGACGGAATCACGTTTATAAGACCGTTTCCTATGAAACCCACGGGATTTAAAGCCACAGCTAAGCCAGGAAGAACTATACTGCTTGAGTGGGATGAAAGGATTCTAGATGACGATGAGAGTAAAATAAGGCCTAGGTACAGAATAGAGATAAGCGACTCTAAAAACGGTCCCTTCAAGCATCTAGGGGAAGTAGAGGACAGTATTTCCTCTTACTTGGTTAGAGACCTGGAGCCGAACAAGAAGTACTATTTCAGGCTATGGGCGCTTAACCAGTACGGCCAGTCTCAAGGATTTGCAGAGGCCAATACGACAACTCTTAAGCCGGAAGACGACAGTCAGGATGGGGAGTTTGAAGACGATACAGAGACCGAGTCTCAGGTGCTGGAGTCGGGCGGAAATATAACAGTGAACTACTCTAAAAAATACACTACAGAAGACTATGCACACGACTTCATAGCTGTAAAATATACAAACTACAGGACTATAACACTCAACATTCCTGCAGCTGTTGTAAACAAAAGTGGAAACGGAATACTGAGCCTTAAGCACAGAGACTTCGAGATAAAGTCGGCGCTGAGCACGCTGAAGAGCGGCGAAAGGGAGTACAAAGACGGCGAGATACTTCAAGTAAAGATAACAAAGCTGTTTGGAGGAGAGCAGTCTACAGCTCTGAAATACGCTCCATCCGGATATACAGCTCAAAACCAAGGTGTGAAGATAGAGTACACTGTGGGAAGCGGAGCAAACAACACAGCGCTGGAGAATGTAAAGGGAATGATATTTGCAGTCTATGTGGACAAACCATTGCTTTCAGACATTGGGCACTATAGTTACAAGCCAGGAGAGATGGCGGCTGTGCGAGAGAAGAGCGTATACAGCAGAGTCTACAGCGATGTACACAAGAAAGAAGTCTACAAGCTGGACAGCAACGTAAAGAGAAGCGGATACTATATGGCATTTGGAAAATAG
- a CDS encoding S-layer homology domain-containing protein yields the protein MNRKKRFVSIALAIALTSGSAIGLAEQGDNIPEYPGETGYREKYENANFKDMKNHWASDAVYTMGSLGMMKGTGGGAYMPQRSLTKEEALLLIVRLMGLEDEAQAEGLKLAKPLDTAGYKILNPYHYNVMGAISVAESAGILDDKELANINPVTESTQQKIDSEVAKELGSYSNKRLTASQLKNIESELAEKVKRKYTWGQPASREIAAYWLGRAISPEGVTGNSQQAVATFKDWEAIREKYIPYIEAVVQNGYMNGNDRNEFAPKGTLTRAEMGQILYNARKEKLKEQGYKLETGKVIKIEHESTTQDGKSISKRTVQIRNSDNKTVEFYTQSASDGDAKYERGLLTYIGKRLSNQENIRVGQMLDFYISPLGEAALATDSTAQEKRLEGKLLGKYEDMLLLEGSNGQKYRYPLAEGAVLSVNGKSEEMSDLVAGMQGVFHMMDSKIYKLEITVPEGGLGGGGNIAVGDYFDTGIVVSKSEAGKKLVLAKDGGSTETYDLSAVPNAPVYKDGAVVSFSSIRDGDSATIYFSDTSKSIAKIVLSPHKTRTVKCIYKGRIFYYNRNKDEIRLGDSSLLDGTSKWEELSEERTLPINDRADIYATDESGTTDILISRNTFEDYATYKEQQRTYIENALKENKDVYLYTEVVNGREEITRIVLKEVGEYRYSGVVSKVSNGVVSIPSNQNVYYNNSTIVLKEGRLVSPATIKSGDTVTVYTHQGRNTAAVIVVEGVDVSEYPFTVYSTRIVDVNLIGQSIEVSGTASQKVQGSTVSSPPVETLNLPTDAVIQLVPGKTKLSQDEFFTRYYKQGEKPKAKIVTNSTGDILSMQVYSEDYNRPNLGDIRTGKVSGKNLNNETVTLTDVRTWTGNGWSTGVKSMTFDFSNAIVLVNGVPSRLDRVKDGASVDVITDVNTGHTIIVR from the coding sequence TTGAACAGGAAAAAAAGATTCGTCTCAATTGCACTTGCGATAGCACTGACTTCGGGCTCTGCTATAGGGCTTGCGGAGCAGGGGGACAACATACCGGAGTATCCGGGAGAGACAGGTTACAGGGAAAAGTATGAAAATGCAAACTTCAAAGACATGAAAAACCACTGGGCCAGCGATGCCGTCTATACAATGGGGTCGCTTGGAATGATGAAAGGTACAGGCGGAGGGGCATATATGCCGCAGAGAAGCCTTACAAAAGAAGAAGCACTCCTCCTTATAGTCAGACTTATGGGGCTGGAAGACGAGGCACAGGCCGAGGGGCTAAAGCTTGCAAAGCCGCTGGATACAGCTGGATACAAGATACTGAACCCGTACCACTACAATGTGATGGGGGCTATAAGTGTGGCCGAGTCGGCAGGAATACTGGACGACAAAGAGCTTGCGAATATAAACCCGGTGACAGAATCTACACAGCAAAAGATAGACAGCGAAGTGGCCAAAGAGCTTGGGAGCTACAGCAACAAGAGGCTTACAGCGTCACAGTTGAAGAACATAGAATCAGAGCTTGCAGAAAAAGTGAAGAGGAAGTACACGTGGGGGCAGCCAGCGTCTAGGGAAATTGCGGCCTACTGGCTAGGCAGGGCCATTTCGCCGGAGGGAGTTACAGGAAATTCCCAGCAGGCTGTAGCCACTTTTAAAGACTGGGAAGCGATAAGAGAGAAGTACATCCCATATATAGAGGCCGTAGTTCAGAACGGATATATGAACGGAAACGACAGAAACGAATTTGCTCCAAAGGGGACACTTACAAGGGCCGAGATGGGGCAGATACTTTACAATGCAAGAAAAGAGAAATTAAAAGAGCAGGGCTACAAGCTGGAGACGGGAAAAGTTATCAAGATAGAGCATGAAAGCACCACGCAAGACGGAAAGTCCATAAGCAAGAGGACGGTGCAAATCAGAAACTCCGACAACAAGACAGTGGAGTTCTACACGCAGTCGGCCTCAGACGGAGACGCAAAGTATGAAAGAGGGCTGCTTACGTATATAGGAAAGCGGCTTTCAAACCAGGAAAACATAAGAGTGGGGCAGATGCTGGACTTCTACATATCCCCTTTGGGAGAGGCGGCGCTAGCTACAGACTCCACAGCCCAGGAAAAGCGTCTTGAGGGAAAGCTGCTTGGAAAGTACGAGGACATGCTGCTTTTAGAGGGTTCAAATGGACAGAAATACAGGTATCCACTGGCTGAAGGCGCTGTTTTAAGCGTAAACGGGAAGTCGGAAGAGATGTCTGACCTTGTAGCAGGCATGCAAGGAGTGTTCCATATGATGGACAGCAAGATATACAAGCTGGAGATAACAGTTCCAGAAGGCGGACTTGGGGGAGGCGGAAACATAGCGGTTGGAGACTATTTCGACACAGGAATAGTGGTCTCCAAGTCGGAAGCAGGCAAGAAGCTGGTGCTGGCCAAAGACGGTGGAAGCACCGAGACTTACGACTTATCTGCAGTGCCGAATGCGCCAGTGTACAAGGATGGGGCAGTGGTGAGCTTCTCCAGCATAAGAGACGGGGACAGTGCCACCATCTACTTCTCGGACACTTCAAAGTCCATAGCAAAAATAGTGCTTTCACCCCATAAGACTAGAACGGTTAAATGCATATATAAAGGAAGGATTTTTTACTATAACAGAAACAAGGACGAGATAAGGCTGGGAGACAGCAGTCTGCTGGACGGAACAAGCAAGTGGGAAGAGCTTTCCGAAGAAAGGACACTTCCGATAAACGACAGGGCAGACATATACGCCACAGACGAGTCGGGAACTACAGATATACTGATATCTAGAAACACTTTTGAAGACTACGCAACATACAAAGAGCAGCAGAGGACCTATATAGAGAATGCGCTGAAAGAGAACAAGGACGTATATCTTTACACGGAAGTCGTAAACGGCAGAGAGGAAATAACCAGAATAGTGCTGAAAGAAGTAGGCGAGTACAGGTACAGCGGCGTTGTAAGCAAAGTTTCAAACGGAGTTGTGTCGATTCCATCCAATCAGAACGTCTACTATAACAACAGCACCATAGTCCTGAAGGAGGGTAGGCTTGTAAGTCCGGCCACCATAAAGAGCGGAGACACTGTCACAGTCTACACACATCAGGGCAGAAACACAGCTGCGGTTATCGTAGTAGAGGGGGTAGACGTTTCAGAGTATCCATTTACAGTCTACAGCACCAGAATAGTGGATGTGAACCTTATAGGGCAGAGTATAGAGGTTTCCGGTACGGCCTCGCAAAAGGTGCAGGGAAGCACTGTGTCATCGCCTCCTGTAGAGACGCTGAATTTGCCTACAGATGCGGTTATACAGCTTGTACCTGGAAAGACAAAGCTCAGCCAAGACGAGTTCTTCACAAGATACTACAAGCAGGGAGAAAAGCCCAAAGCCAAAATAGTGACAAACAGCACGGGAGACATACTCTCTATGCAGGTATACAGTGAAGACTATAACAGGCCAAATCTTGGGGACATAAGAACCGGAAAAGTCAGTGGCAAGAACTTAAACAATGAAACTGTAACATTGACAGATGTAAGGACTTGGACCGGAAATGGCTGGAGCACAGGAGTTAAGTCCATGACATTCGACTTCTCGAATGCTATAGTGCTGGTGAACGGAGTGCCTTCAAGGCTTGACCGCGTAAAAGACGGAGCCAGTGTAGATGTAATAACGGACGTAAATACTGGACATACAATAATAGTTAGATAG
- a CDS encoding S-layer homology domain-containing protein — protein sequence MKRVVSVALAAIMLLSPIASEAQRGGTGFEGGIRRNERDSSKSKSYKEVIYITGEPVELAGTLETKVAAKSIRYKYELENIEKGITLSRNLTLARELSPSEDKTQVVEVNKITKYKEEIEADGDEYELVEYQFHNSTVDDNQPMVTHYQGSWNGKKVYAVNEDEAELTQTITGNTFGFDQFWGATEKQVLRYELDYEPNESTNTEDPEGEAGAGPWSGTVDTQVSINKTVKDAYIPHTNTVSSFDGIYTLSEGDETVMKYDYNLPILGENPNNYRNIGSGATSYRTTPTQEQLYIPRYVDIKTHWGEMYIKKLAGLQAASIQQKYFLPDKNITREEFAVWLVKSLRLEGMEKDSTREQTAGGEPKFEDVSKRHPNYDYIQNVRDRKIMNGVGDNRFGPEEHLTREEAAVIIARALGIERLAPNLPFYTSYGDDKNISIWAKKAVYSVNQVDIMSGYGGNFMPKGTLTRAEAAALVERIIDYMRVDLKGEYGI from the coding sequence ATGAAGAGAGTAGTGAGTGTAGCACTGGCGGCCATTATGCTGCTGTCGCCGATAGCATCTGAAGCCCAGCGAGGAGGAACCGGATTCGAAGGCGGAATAAGGCGTAACGAAAGAGACAGCTCAAAGAGCAAGTCCTACAAGGAAGTGATCTATATAACAGGAGAGCCTGTAGAACTCGCGGGAACACTTGAAACAAAAGTGGCTGCCAAGTCCATAAGGTACAAATACGAACTTGAAAACATAGAGAAAGGCATAACTCTCAGCAGAAACCTGACACTTGCAAGAGAGCTTTCACCTTCCGAGGACAAGACTCAGGTTGTAGAGGTGAACAAGATTACAAAGTACAAAGAAGAGATAGAGGCAGATGGAGACGAATACGAACTGGTGGAGTATCAGTTCCACAATTCTACAGTCGACGACAACCAGCCCATGGTGACCCACTACCAGGGAAGCTGGAACGGAAAGAAAGTATACGCTGTAAACGAAGATGAAGCAGAACTCACACAGACTATAACAGGCAATACATTTGGATTCGACCAGTTTTGGGGAGCTACAGAGAAACAGGTATTGAGGTATGAGTTAGATTATGAGCCGAATGAGAGCACGAACACGGAAGATCCAGAGGGTGAAGCAGGAGCAGGTCCATGGAGTGGGACAGTAGACACGCAGGTATCCATAAACAAGACAGTAAAGGACGCATATATACCTCACACAAACACTGTCTCCAGTTTCGACGGGATATACACATTGTCCGAAGGCGACGAGACTGTTATGAAGTACGACTACAACCTTCCCATACTGGGAGAGAACCCAAACAACTACAGAAATATAGGGAGTGGAGCCACAAGCTACAGGACCACGCCTACACAGGAGCAGCTTTATATTCCAAGGTATGTGGATATAAAGACCCACTGGGGCGAGATGTATATAAAGAAGCTGGCGGGACTTCAGGCTGCCAGCATACAGCAGAAGTATTTTCTGCCGGACAAGAACATAACCCGAGAGGAGTTTGCCGTGTGGCTTGTAAAGTCGCTCAGGCTGGAGGGAATGGAAAAAGACAGCACAAGAGAGCAGACAGCAGGGGGAGAGCCTAAGTTCGAGGATGTCAGTAAGAGACACCCCAACTACGACTACATTCAAAACGTGCGAGACAGAAAGATCATGAACGGAGTTGGAGATAACAGGTTCGGACCAGAAGAACACCTTACAAGAGAAGAGGCAGCTGTCATAATAGCGAGGGCACTCGGGATAGAGCGACTGGCGCCGAACCTTCCGTTCTACACAAGCTACGGAGACGACAAAAACATTTCGATCTGGGCAAAAAAAGCTGTATACTCTGTAAATCAGGTCGATATAATGAGTGGGTATGGAGGGAACTTTATGCCGAAAGGTACACTTACCCGTGCAGAGGCAGCGGCTCTTGTGGAGAGGATAATCGACTACATGAGAGTAGACCTTAAAGGAGAGTACGGAATTTAA